One genomic region from Rattus norvegicus strain BN/NHsdMcwi chromosome 10, GRCr8, whole genome shotgun sequence encodes:
- the Septin12 gene encoding septin-12 isoform X3: MDERRTPSPCSSRPSSPRTPPCEMFGPVGIEAVLDQLRIKAMKTGFEFNIMVVGQSGLGKSTMVNTLFKSKVWQSPAPNLDVPMPQTLELHSVTHVIEEKGLKLKLTVTDTPGFGDQINNDKCWDPILSYINQQYEQYLQEELLITRQRHIPDTRVHCCVYFVPPTGHCLRPLDIEFLRRLCRTVNVVPVIARADSLTIEERDAFRSRIQQNLKNHCIDVYPQQCFDEDINDRLLNSKIREQIPFAVVGADREHIVNGRCVLGRKTKWGIIEAPISRT, from the exons ATGGATGAGAGGCGAACACCCTCTCCCTGCTCTTCGAGGCCCTCCAGTCCCAGGACCCCACCCTGTGAGATGTTTGGTCCTGTGGGCATTGAGGCTGTGCTAGACCAGCTGAGGATCAAGGCTATGAAGACTGGGTTTGAGTTCAATATCATGGTGGTCG GGCAGAGTGGGCTAGGCAAGTCCACCATGGTGAACACATTGTTCAAGTCCAAAGTATGGCAGTCACCTGCACCCAACCTGGATGTACCCATGCCACAAACATTGGAGCTGCACTCTGTGACCCACG TCATCGAGGAGAAGGGACTGAAGCTGAAGCTGACAGTGACAGATACACCTGGCTTTGGAGACCAGATCAACAATGACAAGTG CTGGGACCCTATCCTGAGTTACATCAACCAACAGTACGAGCAGTATCTACAGGAGGAGCTTCTCATCACCCGCCAGCGCCACATCCCCGACACCCGTGTGCACTGCTGCGTGTACTTTGTGCCACCCACTGGCCACTG CCTACGGCCCCTGGACATTGAGTTCCTGCGACGGCTGTGCCGGACCGTGAATGTGGTGCCTGTGATCGCCCGGGCTGACAGCCTGACCATTGAAGAACGAGATGCCTTCAGGAGCAGG ATTCAGCAAAACCTGAAAAATCACTGCATCGATGTGTACCCGCAGCAGTGTTTCGACGAGGACATCAATGACAGACTCCTCAATAGTAAGATCCGG GAGCAGATCCCTTTTGCTGTGGTCGGGGCTGACCGAGAGCACATAGTGAACGGGAGATGTGTCCTGGGCCGGAAGACCAAATGGGGCATCATCGAAG CTCCCATCTCCAGGACCTGA
- the Septin12 gene encoding septin-12 isoform X1, with amino-acid sequence MDERRTPSPCSSRPSSPRTPPCEMFGPVGIEAVLDQLRIKAMKTGFEFNIMVVGQSGLGKSTMVNTLFKSKVWQSPAPNLDVPMPQTLELHSVTHVIEEKGLKLKLTVTDTPGFGDQINNDKCWDPILSYINQQYEQYLQEELLITRQRHIPDTRVHCCVYFVPPTGHCLRPLDIEFLRRLCRTVNVVPVIARADSLTIEERDAFRSRIQQNLKNHCIDVYPQQCFDEDINDRLLNSKIREQIPFAVVGADREHIVNGRCVLGRKTKWGIIEAAVYSESTHVLQWRTWRTVSFFS; translated from the exons ATGGATGAGAGGCGAACACCCTCTCCCTGCTCTTCGAGGCCCTCCAGTCCCAGGACCCCACCCTGTGAGATGTTTGGTCCTGTGGGCATTGAGGCTGTGCTAGACCAGCTGAGGATCAAGGCTATGAAGACTGGGTTTGAGTTCAATATCATGGTGGTCG GGCAGAGTGGGCTAGGCAAGTCCACCATGGTGAACACATTGTTCAAGTCCAAAGTATGGCAGTCACCTGCACCCAACCTGGATGTACCCATGCCACAAACATTGGAGCTGCACTCTGTGACCCACG TCATCGAGGAGAAGGGACTGAAGCTGAAGCTGACAGTGACAGATACACCTGGCTTTGGAGACCAGATCAACAATGACAAGTG CTGGGACCCTATCCTGAGTTACATCAACCAACAGTACGAGCAGTATCTACAGGAGGAGCTTCTCATCACCCGCCAGCGCCACATCCCCGACACCCGTGTGCACTGCTGCGTGTACTTTGTGCCACCCACTGGCCACTG CCTACGGCCCCTGGACATTGAGTTCCTGCGACGGCTGTGCCGGACCGTGAATGTGGTGCCTGTGATCGCCCGGGCTGACAGCCTGACCATTGAAGAACGAGATGCCTTCAGGAGCAGG ATTCAGCAAAACCTGAAAAATCACTGCATCGATGTGTACCCGCAGCAGTGTTTCGACGAGGACATCAATGACAGACTCCTCAATAGTAAGATCCGG GAGCAGATCCCTTTTGCTGTGGTCGGGGCTGACCGAGAGCACATAGTGAACGGGAGATGTGTCCTGGGCCGGAAGACCAAATGGGGCATCATCGAAG CAGCTGTGTACTCTGAGAGTACGCATGTCTTGCAGTGGAGAACATGGCGCACTGTGAGTTTCTTCTCCTGA
- the Septin12 gene encoding septin-12 isoform X2 → MDERRTPSPCSSRPSSPRTPPCEMFGPVGIEAVLDQLRIKAMKTGFEFNIMVVGQSGLGKSTMVNTLFKSKVWQSPAPNLDVPMPQTLELHSVTHVIEEKGLKLKLTVTDTPGFGDQINNDKCWDPILSYINQQYEQYLQEELLITRQRHIPDTRVHCCVYFVPPTGHCLRPLDIEFLRRLCRTVNVVPVIARADSLTIEERDAFRSRIQQNLKNHCIDVYPQQCFDEDINDRLLNSKIREQIPFAVVGADREHIVNGRCVLGRKTKWGIIEAVYSESTHVLQWRTWRTVSFFS, encoded by the exons ATGGATGAGAGGCGAACACCCTCTCCCTGCTCTTCGAGGCCCTCCAGTCCCAGGACCCCACCCTGTGAGATGTTTGGTCCTGTGGGCATTGAGGCTGTGCTAGACCAGCTGAGGATCAAGGCTATGAAGACTGGGTTTGAGTTCAATATCATGGTGGTCG GGCAGAGTGGGCTAGGCAAGTCCACCATGGTGAACACATTGTTCAAGTCCAAAGTATGGCAGTCACCTGCACCCAACCTGGATGTACCCATGCCACAAACATTGGAGCTGCACTCTGTGACCCACG TCATCGAGGAGAAGGGACTGAAGCTGAAGCTGACAGTGACAGATACACCTGGCTTTGGAGACCAGATCAACAATGACAAGTG CTGGGACCCTATCCTGAGTTACATCAACCAACAGTACGAGCAGTATCTACAGGAGGAGCTTCTCATCACCCGCCAGCGCCACATCCCCGACACCCGTGTGCACTGCTGCGTGTACTTTGTGCCACCCACTGGCCACTG CCTACGGCCCCTGGACATTGAGTTCCTGCGACGGCTGTGCCGGACCGTGAATGTGGTGCCTGTGATCGCCCGGGCTGACAGCCTGACCATTGAAGAACGAGATGCCTTCAGGAGCAGG ATTCAGCAAAACCTGAAAAATCACTGCATCGATGTGTACCCGCAGCAGTGTTTCGACGAGGACATCAATGACAGACTCCTCAATAGTAAGATCCGG GAGCAGATCCCTTTTGCTGTGGTCGGGGCTGACCGAGAGCACATAGTGAACGGGAGATGTGTCCTGGGCCGGAAGACCAAATGGGGCATCATCGAAG CTGTGTACTCTGAGAGTACGCATGTCTTGCAGTGGAGAACATGGCGCACTGTGAGTTTCTTCTCCTGA
- the Septin12 gene encoding septin-12, translated as MDERRTPSPCSSRPSSPRTPPCEMFGPVGIEAVLDQLRIKAMKTGFEFNIMVVGQSGLGKSTMVNTLFKSKVWQSPAPNLDVPMPQTLELHSVTHVIEEKGLKLKLTVTDTPGFGDQINNDKCWDPILSYINQQYEQYLQEELLITRQRHIPDTRVHCCVYFVPPTGHCLRPLDIEFLRRLCRTVNVVPVIARADSLTIEERDAFRSRIQQNLKNHCIDVYPQQCFDEDINDRLLNSKIREQIPFAVVGADREHIVNGRCVLGRKTKWGIIEVENMAHCEFLLLRDLLIRSHLQDLKDITHNVHYENYRVLRLNESHVLPRGPGWVNLAPASPGQLMAPGPEKVRKRSKDPRDDEC; from the exons ATGGATGAGAGGCGAACACCCTCTCCCTGCTCTTCGAGGCCCTCCAGTCCCAGGACCCCACCCTGTGAGATGTTTGGTCCTGTGGGCATTGAGGCTGTGCTAGACCAGCTGAGGATCAAGGCTATGAAGACTGGGTTTGAGTTCAATATCATGGTGGTCG GGCAGAGTGGGCTAGGCAAGTCCACCATGGTGAACACATTGTTCAAGTCCAAAGTATGGCAGTCACCTGCACCCAACCTGGATGTACCCATGCCACAAACATTGGAGCTGCACTCTGTGACCCACG TCATCGAGGAGAAGGGACTGAAGCTGAAGCTGACAGTGACAGATACACCTGGCTTTGGAGACCAGATCAACAATGACAAGTG CTGGGACCCTATCCTGAGTTACATCAACCAACAGTACGAGCAGTATCTACAGGAGGAGCTTCTCATCACCCGCCAGCGCCACATCCCCGACACCCGTGTGCACTGCTGCGTGTACTTTGTGCCACCCACTGGCCACTG CCTACGGCCCCTGGACATTGAGTTCCTGCGACGGCTGTGCCGGACCGTGAATGTGGTGCCTGTGATCGCCCGGGCTGACAGCCTGACCATTGAAGAACGAGATGCCTTCAGGAGCAGG ATTCAGCAAAACCTGAAAAATCACTGCATCGATGTGTACCCGCAGCAGTGTTTCGACGAGGACATCAATGACAGACTCCTCAATAGTAAGATCCGG GAGCAGATCCCTTTTGCTGTGGTCGGGGCTGACCGAGAGCACATAGTGAACGGGAGATGTGTCCTGGGCCGGAAGACCAAATGGGGCATCATCGAAG TGGAGAACATGGCGCACTGTGAGTTTCTTCTCCTGAGAGACCTGCTCATCCG CTCCCATCTCCAGGACCTGAAGGACATCACCCACAATGTACACTACGAGAACTACCGGGTCCTCAGACTCAATGAGAGCCACGTGCTGCCCCGGGGGCCAGGCTGGGTGAACCTGGCCCCAGCCTCCCCTGGACAGCTGATGGCTCCAGGACCAGAAAAGGTCCGAAAGCGATCTAAGGATCCCAGGGATGATGAGTGCTGA